From Microplitis mediator isolate UGA2020A chromosome 11, iyMicMedi2.1, whole genome shotgun sequence, one genomic window encodes:
- the LOC130677617 gene encoding uncharacterized protein LOC130677617: MSRFASLVLLFLQLSIFLNNLHVCKVQGQLVREGSTTSAGDKSVLEEGTFADFKTDEDGDPKLDSMGLRELVVPTVAGLPDPKSKIHEQGTTTLNDGKVRSVQDDYVVVVGEKIGVNIVVDTLKVVTN; the protein is encoded by the exons ATGTCACGATTTGCGTCtctagttttattatttttgcaattgtcaatttttttaaataatctccATGTTTGTAAAGTTCAA gGTCAACTCGTGCGCGAAGGTTCCACAACTTCAGCAGGCGACAAAAGCGTG CTTGAGGAAGGAACGTTCGCAGACTTTAAGACTGACGAGGATGGCGACCCA AAATTAGATTCAATGGGACTCCGTGAATTAGTAGTACCTACTGTTGCAGGATTACCGGATCCTAAATCC aAAATTCATGAACAAGGAACTACTACTTTGAATGATGGTAAAGTG AGGAGCGTACAAGATGATTATGTCGTTGTGGTCGGTGAAAAAATTGGAGTGAATAtc GTTGTCGACACTTTAAAAGTGGTAACGAACTag